TGGTATCCTGACACATCTGCAGATCCTGGTGCATATCTTCACCCCAACATCTAACTGCTATCCAGAGATTATgtgaggagtagagatgagtgaacctggagcagctggagtccatccgaacctgagtgttcggcatttgattagcggtggctgcggaagttggataaagccctaaggctatgtggaaaacatggatatagtcattggctgtatccatgttttccagacaaccttagagctttatccaagttcagcagcccccgctaatcaaatgccgaatgttcgggttcggatggactcgaacccgaacccggtttgctcatctctagtgaagagctatcaggagattagggtagagatgtatggagaggacagtatgtgaggaggtatcaggagattagggtagagatgtatggagaggacagtatgtgaggagataccaggagattagggtagagatgtatggagaggacgggacagtatgtgaggaggtatcaggagattagggtagagatgtatggagaggacagtatgtgaggaggtataaggagattagggtagagatgtatggagaggacaggacagtatgtgaggaggtatcaggagattagggtagagatgtatggagaggacaggacagtatgtgaggaggtatcaggagattagggtagagatgtatggagaggacaggacagtatgtgaggaggtatcaggagattagggtagagatgtatggagaggacaggacagtatgtgaggaggtatcaggagattagggtagagatgtatggagaggacagtatgtgaggaggtatcaggagattagggtagagatgtatggagaggacagtatatgaggaggtatcaggagattagggtagagatgtatggagaggacagtatgtgaggaggtatcaggagattagggtacagatgtatggagaggacagtatgtgaggaggtatcaggagattagggtagagatgtatggagaggagaggacagtatgtgaggaggtatcaggagattagggtagagatgtatggagaggacagtatgtgaggaggtatcaggagattagggtagagatgtatggagaggagaggacagtatatgaggaggtatcaggagattagggtagagatgtatggagaggacaggagattatgtgtgtgtggggggggggtatcaggATATTAGGGTATGAAGGGGAGGAATGAGTGGAGGTGGTAGATGTTTCCCGCAGTTCGATCTACTTTATATTGGTATCACATAATCCACGGTATCTTATTCTCTTCCAGACTATGATAAGTGTAGGAATGAGATATTGCCGCTTTGGGCTTGGATTATCACCATCCTCATTGTCTTCTCCATAGTCATCGGAGTCATTTTCTTCACAGTCAAAGAGTGTAAGTAATTGATTCACATGTAAAATGTCCTTCTTTGAAAAACAGGAACTCAGGGAGTGGTGTAGTACTAGCGGGATACTTGTTATCAGTTATAGGAACCATCATCCCCTCCCGACTCATCTTATTTCATATAACTTATCTAGGGGATAAGGGATAATAATGGGTCATGGGGCAAAGAGACCATCAGAGTGAGTGTAGGTTTCCTCCACCTGTTTGGTTTGGAAATCAATTGCAATTGGGGATTTTGGACCTCGAGAACCCAGAAATCTAGATCTGAGATTTCTATTCCTGTTGAAAGGCGTCCTGACCCCTTAAATAAATATTTGACCCACCTGATCCCTTTAGACCGATCCCAGAGAGGAGAATTTACATACAGACTCCACTGCAGATCCCATACAcccatggtcatgtgaccatacctcccaactgtcccggattccacgggacagtcccgttttcgggggtgctgtcccgcggtcccggaacggcacccggtgtcccgcattatacgtggccccaccaaaaaaacaataaaccagtaactcacctgtccgccggtcccagcagctcctctaccggcagagcgcgcactcccatcatcctccggggcgggcagcggggtatacagacactgactgtgccggaagtgacctgcagcctctgtcatgaatcacttccggcacagtctgTATACCCCACTGCCCGCCCCGGAAGATGACAGGACCGCATGCTCTGCCGGGAGAAGAGCTGCAGGGaccagcggacaggtgagttactggtttattgtttttttttttcggtggggccacacaaatggtgggattggctactatgtggggcgctatatggggggcattggctactatatggggggattggctactatgtggggcgctatatggggggcattggctactatatggggggattggctactatgtggggcgctatgtgggggattggctactatgtggagcactatatggggattggctactatgtggggcactatatggggattggctactatgtggggcactatatggggattggctactatgtggggcactatatgggggattggctactatgtggggcactatatggggggattggatactatgtggggcactatatgggggcattggctactatgtggggcactatgtgggggattggctactatgtgggcaatatatgggggcattggctactatgtggtgcactatatggggattggctactatgtggggcactatataggggaattggctactatgtggggcactatatgggggcataggctactatgtggggcactatatgggggcattggctactatggggagcactatatggggcattggatactatgtggggcactatgagggggattggatactatgtggggcactataatgggggattggatactatatagggcattttgggggggattggatactgtatagggcactattcagtcagcagcatgtggtaacTTAGGGCAGTGGCTACAAAGGGTTGCTATggaggcgtggctatggagggtcgatagggggcgtggctatggagggccgctatgggggcgtggctatggggaccgcggcgcacatgtccctctttgctctttgcaaaagttgggaggtatgatgtgaCCTCTCTGTACATCCTTCCACAGTAACAGGACTGCACACCaatggtcatgtgacctctctGTACATCCTTCCACAGTAACAGGACCTGCATACCCATGGTCATGTGACCTATCTGCAGGGTCCTTATAGATGTATGTCATCCTTGTTTAAAGCATAAGAAACCTCAACAAAACTGAAATTTCAACCTAATCTTTGGGAAGCCATGTGCTGTTCTGAAGCCCCAGACAGCCACCCATGGCACCTATTAGGCATTGCTTGCTATCTCAGTTTAGGACCAGAGCTGATACTGCTGTTAGATTGTGGgcagtgccacctagtggtagcGGTGTACGTGTTCCGGTTGTCGATCTTACCTACGTTACCTTCATCTACCAGTGCAGCCACAATCTGGAAGCAAATAGAGTATATAGCTGGGACTGCTCTATATATCTCATCAGTGTAACATAGGTAAATCTGTCATCCCATCCACCTTCATGTAAGTCAAGAAAATATGACACTTCCCTCCTTCTGACAGACCTTAAAAGAAGAGAAATTCAGAGCAGCCGTGATTCCAGAACACAGAATCCACCAGAAGTGGGACAAAGGAGCGAGTCTTACCATAACGTTCCTATAAACGATCCGGAAGACTCTGCAGACCCTAGAGAGAGACCCAAGACCGTCTAGAGAAGAGGAGATCCCAATGCGTCCAGACCCAGGTCATTGTGGGGAGGATGGAACACCAGCTATAGAGCTGCGAGAGAATGAAACGGCCTCCAACTATGGTCAAGAAGCAATTGGATGACACATCGATTTTTTATTAATGCAAGTATATTATAAGGTTATATTGTGTCTGCTTGGTGTCTATACTGGACCAGGGCGGTAGATGGACACATCTGAGAGACTAAGGGTCACGAATCGGGAGAGCTCAAATGGGAAGCAGAAGTCATAGGGGATGAGACTAAAAGGAGTTGTAATAAGCTTTGGCTCTGGTCACACCAGACGTGTCACACAGCAACGGTCCAGTATACACAATGTGCGGCAAACTGATCGCTCAGAGAAGGTGATAGATAAGTATTTAGTAGTAGATATACTTCTTTCCTATACTGTAATAATCATAACTATTATAATGCCTCTCCTTATAATATAATTCTCATTACATTGCATTCCCTATATTCGGGGCCACATCTGACATGAGGTGAGAAGAGTATCTTGCCTCAGGCGGCAAGTAGTATGTGTGTTTCTATGTCACTGTCCTCTGCTGGTGGTTGCCAGTGGCAGCAGGGCGCAAAGGAAAGTTGTCACACTGTCTGTCACTGCCAGCCCCAAAGTTTCCCTGCGGGAACATTGcaggttacacatagtgatggcGTCATCTGTGTGCTGCCCGCATTACCTGTACCCATGGCATCCAAGAGGCCCACTTAGTGAAGAGCAACTGTTTCATATAGAAGACGTCTATATAGCTAATGGAGGACAATAATATGGGGAAACTTATCTACCTAGCAGGGGCAACTATCCACCTAGTAGGAAACAACTTTCTACCTAGTGGGGATAAGTGAGGCAAATGCATATTAATGAAGGAGCAATTGGACAACTATTTTTATGAGGGAACTATACACCTAATAGAAAAAATGGTCTACGTGTTGTGGAGGCAACTGTCCTCCCCACTGGTGAGCCAACTATCTACCTACTAGGGTAAAACTACCTATTTGGAAGCATCTACATTTTAAGGGGGCATTATCACAATTTGGGACATTGTGGATGGGGAGAAGGTAAGGATTGTGATAGAAGAGTTCTGAGTGTAAGATGTCTGTGTGACAGATTCTACAGAGATAACTTACAGGTACGAGAAATCATTGTGACATCTgggccagatagagaagaaaaggaaagaaaagaggGGAACTCTGATCAGAAGgcgccacctgtgagtcactggatgtaactgcattatAATTAACTGTACAGGAGTAATGTTAACCACTGCGTATGGTGGTTTTTTAACTAGAAATTTAGGCTCTGACTATTTTATAATCCTCGCTGCATAATCctcattatatttttttctatattataatCCTCATTATATAATGTTCTGGATCTTATAATCACCTGATTTATACTATATTGTGCAGTAACACAATAAAGGTCATCtcatgctgtatatacatgtatctcATGTAATTAAAATTTTCTATGATCTCCGTATTGTAAACGCACTGTGGATTTAAGCCCTGGTCACACGGGGCAGTTATGCTTCTGGATGGGATTTGCTTTGGTTTTCCTAAATTGTGTTATTTCACAAACTGTTTTAAAAAATGGTAAATGACAGCAACACAACCataatgtgtgaacgcagcctctcGTGCTCCTTCTATGGGAGGGTCTCCCGCTTGTGTAGGATAATGAAACCTCAGTCAATATTTAGAAAGATAGACTCCAAGAAGAAACACAGAAAGTAATTTTGGGGCTATGATCTCAGACTCATTGCAGGAAGTGGGGACAGGGCTAAAAACACAGACTCACTACACAGAGAGCTGCCCCTTCTACCAGCCATAtaattgctgctctcctgcctctgctatcgGCCATAGGATTGGGATTGTCCTGCCTCGGCTACCAGCCATATGAGTGatgctctcctgtctctgctattAACCATACTATTGTTGCTCTccttgaaacctttaagtatgttaagggactaaataaggttcaagaggggagtgtttttagtaaaaaaaactgagctcaagaacaagaggacacagtgagaggttagttgggggaaagatcagaagcaatgtaagaaaatattattttactgaaagagtagtagatacctggaacaaacttccagcagaggtggttggtaaatctacaataacagaatttaaacaggcctgggatagacatatatctatcctaagataataaggaagaaaatactaaaagggcggaatagatggacccagtggtctttttctgccgacaatcttctatgtttcttctatgtttctatgtttctcctGCCTCGGCTACTAGCCATAtaattgctgctctcctgcctctgctatcgACCATAGGATTGGGATTGTCCTGCCTCGGCTACCAGCCATATGATTgatgctctcctgcctctgctattagccattaAAATCTTGTTCTCCtatctctgctaccagccatatgattgctgctctcctgcctctgcttccagccataggattgctgttaTTCTACCTCTGCTACCAGCCACAGGATTgatgctctcctgcctctgcttcCAGCCACAGGATTgatgctctcctgcctctgctaccagccacAGGATTgatgctctcctgcctctgcttcCAGCCACAGGATTgatgctctcctgcctctgcttcCAGCCACAGGATTgatgctctcctgcctctgctattagccataaaaTTGCTGTTCTTCtacctctgctaccagccataggattgctgttaTTCtacctctgctaccagccataggattgctgctctcctgcctctgctattAGCCTTAAAATTGCTGTTCTTCtacctctgctaccagccatacgATTGCCGTTCTTCTACCTCTGCTACCacccataggattgctgctctcctgcctctgctaccagccatacgATTGCCGTTCTTCtacctctgctaccagccataggattgctgctctcctgcctctgctattAGCCTTAAAATTGCTGTTCTTCtacctctgctaccagccatacgATTGCCGTTCTTCTActtctgctaccagccataggattgctgctctcctgtctctgctatcagccataggattgctgctctcctgcctctgcttcCAGCCATATGATTTctgctctcctgtctctgcttccagccataggattgctgctctcctgcctctgctatcagccataggattgctgctctcctgtctctgctatcagccataggattgctgctctcaggtctctgctaccagccataggattgctgctctcctgtctctgctaccagccataggattgctgctctcctgcctctgctatcagccataggattgctgctcacctgcctctgctatcagccataggattgctgctcacctgcctctgctatcagccataggattgctgctctcctgtctctgctatcagccataggattgctgctctcaggtctctgctaccagccataggattgctgctctcctgtctctgctaccagccataggattgctgctctcctgcctctgctatcagccataggattgctgctcacCTGCCTTTgttaccagccataggattgctgctctcctgtctctgctaccagccataggattgctgctctcctgcctctgctaccagtcataggattgctgctctcctgcctctgctatcagccataggattgctgctcacttgcctctgctaccagccatatgACTGGgactctcctgcctctgctatcagccataggattgctgctctcctgcctctgctaccagtcataggattgctgctctcctgtctctgctaccagccataggattgctgctctcctgtctctgctaccagccataagattgctgctctcctgtctctgctaccacccataggattgctgctctcctgcctctgctatcagccataggattgctgctcacttgcctctgctaccagccatatgACTGGgactctcctgcctctgctattagccataaaaTTACTGTTATCCTACCTGGGCTactagccataggattgctgctctgctGTCATCATTATGCCAGGAAGCCTGTACACATAAAGGTGCAGGCATTCACATCATGGCCTGTTGCTCTATAGTACTGTTAGTACAGGCGTTCTAGCAAATAAGGGACATAAAAACTCAATTACCCTTTGAGGTTTAATCCCTGGTTACAGAAGAGTCCGGGTCCAGTACAAGTTTGCATTAACATTTAATGAGAATGTACAGAATCCTGAGGATCTATAGTACAAGGCAGGAGGTACTGTGTATCATGCTCTGGATGGATCAATGATGACGAATATTTCTAGAACTTTCCAGATACAGGTGGTTCTGACTTTATATCGTATGTGTAGTAGGTGACAGAAACATTTGCTTGTCTTCCGAATGGATTTGAGACCAGCTTGGACTTTATTATTCTAAATCCCATGTTCATGTAGAGTTTTTGAGCCGCTTGTTGTAAGGTTGTTGTATTTAAATTCACTTGTTTGTATCCACGTTCACCGGCAAAGTCGATGACGCGTCTGCAGAGACTTCTGGCAATCCCCTTGTGCCGATGATCCTTAGTCACACACAAACGTCTTAGCTCTATGTCATGGTGGGAACCTTGGGCAGCTTGGACACCAACCATGCCGACAACCCTACCTTTGGATTCTGCCACCCAAAAACAGGAGTTTGGGCTCAACATGTAGGACTCTTCTATGTTCCGTAAGTCCGCCTTATAAGCTTTGTCTATAATCTGCCGAAAGATAAATAGGATGACCAGGGGAACCAAGGCCAAGAGAGACACCACTCCCAACAAGGAGGCGAGGTAGGATCTGAAGACCAGGTGCAAAGTGATGGACAACACAAGAACTGTGATGTGAGTGTGAGGGAGCCTTAATATGTATATGAAGGTGCTGGGGCGACAAAGGTAGTCCATGACTCCTTCAGCAAATAACACACGGACATCATCATAGTCTCTGCTCTCGTAAGTTCTTATAAGGACGTCCGCCATTGTGTGCTGAACAAGACAGAACAATCAATGTAATCAGCACAGAAATTCAACAATTACCATTGAATCAAGCAAAAAGGGTTAACTTCTAAAGAGGGAAAGTGCTTATTGACTATGGTCATTCTTGGTGGGGATACAGGCAATGTGTCCGTAGCTTAGGTGCCTAGATCACTGAGGACGTATACAGTACATCTCCATTTCACACTGCATTAGTGAGTgtttagaccaggggtgtcaaactcaaatacacagtggaccaaaataaaaaaaaattggacaaagtcacgggccaaccttgatatttaataaaaagtgcatgttgcgttcctggcactgcctatccgaCAGTATTTGTCCTCaaatggtagttacccattatatcccatAAGCAGTAGGTAATGACATAATTGTGcaccatgtagtagcccccctcccaatagtgccccacatactagccaggcctactattagagccccacatagtagccaggcctactattagagccccacatactagccaggcctactataagagccccacatagcagccaggcctactattagagccccacatagcagccaggcctactattagagccccacatagcagccaggcctactattagagccccacatagtagccagccctcccaatagtgacccatatagtagccagcacacctaatagtgcccaatatagtagccagcaatcccaatagtgacccatatagtagccccctcccaatagtcttatatagtagccagccctcccagtagtctcttatgtagaagccagtctctgaaatagtctcttatatagtagccagccctcccaatagtgacccatatagtagccagcacacctaatagtgcccaatatagtaaccagccctcccgatagtgacccatatagtagccagcacacctaaaagtgcccaatatagtagccagccctcccgatagtgtcttatatagtagcccccctcccaatagtcttatatagtatccagccctctcagtagtctcttatatagtagccagccctcctcaatagttttatatagtagccagccctccccacattctcttatatagaagccaatctctatagtctcttatatagtagcgtGCGGCCTAcgggattataatatgggcagtctGAGTAGCCatctggaccacccatattataatctgctgttacatcaggagggccagatttaatacagcGTTAGAAAAGCGTGGCGggacaaaaataatggcaccacgggacagagtttgacatgactggtttaGACGGACTTTAACTTCTGCCCTCGGATAAGGAAAGTAAGGATGAGCGTGGAGATGGCAGTCACTATAGGTGAGAGTTCACATTGTAACACTGCCCACACACAATGAGTAGAATCAAAAATTGTAGAAAAACAGTACATAGAGAGTGTATATAACATTAAAATCCAACACCACCAGGACATCTCTATGGGAAGATCACAGCTCCTCTTCACTAGTCTTACTGTATAACAACTCAGTATGACTCCAGGTTGTTTTTACTACTTTTTATTATTTCCTATTATATTACGATCCGCAACTCCAAAACTGCAATACCGAGAAGGAAAAGTGGTAAAATTATGTAAATGAAGGGATGGACAGATATGTGgattgttaggaatgtgactttgcgctcctcagtccatgtcgggcggccaaggaagcgctgagtttatgtctgctgttgcactggttttgtgtctgaattgtgtttcacttctcaaccacacctgcctggcctgtcagacttctggcagtgcaggggttactgcactgctagatctgttcagctgagcttgatgctgggatctgggctgctccaatcagctgctggacctggtcttttttcctggataaaaagcagtcagatcctctgttccccgctggctattagttgtcactagtcccagctcccctactcctttcccagcgttccctgtcctaatccccttgctattgctctgcccgtgttctgacctcttgcttgacatttgactatccgctctccttctgattttgtactgcgttgtctgtttggttttgaccctgctagttgactatcctccattgtgttttgtttgtttgtagggACCAACTCCGTGGTTGtctgcgaccgtttagggtcgactgaggcaagtaggcaggtgacagtgggtgggttcagatctagggcccactgtcttttgtcttgtctacgcctgccagtcctgacagaataaccagcctaccatttgggattttttttttttccccatggatccaatgaaagcgctgatggaacagatgcaaaacctgaacactttggttcagggacttgctgagcgggtccaagaacaagaggctacaccccgtcaggtgaccatgacaacccccacacctccagaaccacctgttcagctccctgaaaaattcaaaggagataggaaggatttccgatccttcagagaggggtgtagactattttttcggctccgtcctcgctcttctggggatgagagccaaaaagtgggaattatcatgtcccttctgcaaggcccaccgcaggaatgggcattctccttacctcccaatgcaattgagttgacttcagttgattattttttttcagccctagggctgttgtatgatgaccctgaccggactgcggtggccgaacgccaactgacctccttacgtcagggtaagagaccagtagaAGACTACAGcgcagagttccggcagtggtgtatcCCGTCCACCTGGAATGATTCTGCCTTGCGGTATCAGTTTCGGCTGGGTCCAGTTGAAGGATTTGCTAGTGGCCTACCCCCCTCCAGAGACCTTGGAGGAAACCATGACCTTAGCTATAAGGGTTGATagacgtatgcgggacagacgcaggGAAAAGGGAACCTCTGACTCGTTCAAAGCCACATCATCTGTTGCTTCCTTCTCTAAGtcttcttctcccctgtcactatctcaagaagaacctatgcaaattggagcgacagatgctaagacccgacgggcctatcgactacagcacaatctgtgcctatactgtggcaaggccggacatcgtgtacaggaatgtacatccagacctggatcaccgccggaaaactccagcctaccatttgggattttttttttttccccatggatccaatgaaagcgctgatggaacagatgcaaaacctgaacactttggttcagggacttgctgagcgggtccaagaacaagaggctacaccccgtcaggtgaccatgacaacccccacacctccagaaccacctgttcagctccctgaaaaattcaaaggagataggaaggatttccgatccttcagagaggggtgtagactattttttcggctccgtcctcgctcttctggggatgagagccaaaaagtgggaattatcatgtcccttctgcaaggcccaccgcaggaatgggcattctccttacctcccaatgcaattgagttgacttcagttgattattttttttcagccctagggctgttgtatgatgaccctgaccggactgcggtggccgaacgccaactgacctccttacgtcagggtaagagaccagtagaagactactgcgcagagttccggcagtggtgtatcCCGTCCACCTGGAATGATTCTGCCTTGCGGTATCAGTTTCGGCTGGGTCCAGTTGAAGGATTTGCTAGTGGCCTACCCCCCTCCAGAGACCTTGGAGGAAACCATGACCTTAGCTATAA
Above is a window of Dendropsophus ebraccatus isolate aDenEbr1 chromosome 7, aDenEbr1.pat, whole genome shotgun sequence DNA encoding:
- the LOC138796632 gene encoding probable N-acetyltransferase camello isoform X2, with amino-acid sequence MADVLIRTYESRDYDDVRVLFAEGVMDYLCRPSTFIYILRLPHTHITVLVLSITLHLVFRSYLASLLGVVSLLALVPLVILFIFRQIIDKAYKADLRNIEESYMLSPNSCFWVAESKGRVVGMVGVQAAQGSHHDIELRRLCVTKDHRHKGIARSLCRRVIDFAGERGYKQVNLNTTTLQQAAQKLYMNMGFRIIKSKLVSNPFGRQANVSVTYYTYDIKSEPPVSGKF
- the LOC138796632 gene encoding probable N-acetyltransferase camello isoform X1, whose translation is MRRITPPHTHCLQDKSGEDSNQHTMADVLIRTYESRDYDDVRVLFAEGVMDYLCRPSTFIYILRLPHTHITVLVLSITLHLVFRSYLASLLGVVSLLALVPLVILFIFRQIIDKAYKADLRNIEESYMLSPNSCFWVAESKGRVVGMVGVQAAQGSHHDIELRRLCVTKDHRHKGIARSLCRRVIDFAGERGYKQVNLNTTTLQQAAQKLYMNMGFRIIKSKLVSNPFGRQANVSVTYYTYDIKSEPPVSGKF